One segment of Gemmatimonadales bacterium DNA contains the following:
- a CDS encoding response regulator transcription factor, giving the protein MAGYVWAMRVLLAEDDVELAGVLVEGLREQHIDLVPAADFHAASARASLGTYDVIVLDVMLPGGNGFDLCAALRRRGLTTPILMLTARDAVDDRVRGLEAGADDYLTKPFAFRELVARIHALARRRPALLPAEHRIADLVVDLGSRAVRRGGRPIELTAKEFALLEFFVLNAGAVVDRAAITAHVWDENHDPFTNVLEVLIRRLRRKIDDDFEPKLIHTVRGAGYRFGA; this is encoded by the coding sequence ATGGCCGGCTACGTTTGGGCCATGCGGGTGCTCCTCGCCGAGGATGATGTCGAGCTCGCGGGGGTCCTGGTCGAGGGCCTCCGCGAGCAGCACATCGACCTGGTGCCGGCGGCGGACTTTCATGCCGCATCCGCGCGCGCCTCGCTCGGCACCTACGACGTGATCGTGCTCGACGTCATGCTGCCGGGCGGCAACGGCTTCGACCTCTGCGCGGCGCTCCGCCGCCGCGGCCTCACCACGCCGATCCTCATGCTCACCGCGCGCGACGCGGTGGACGACCGGGTGCGCGGCCTCGAGGCCGGCGCCGACGACTACCTCACCAAGCCGTTCGCCTTTCGCGAGCTGGTGGCGCGCATCCACGCGCTGGCGCGGCGGCGCCCCGCGCTGCTTCCCGCCGAGCACCGGATCGCCGACCTCGTGGTGGACTTGGGCTCGCGCGCGGTGCGGCGCGGCGGCCGCCCGATCGAGCTCACCGCGAAGGAGTTCGCGCTCCTCGAGTTCTTCGTGCTCAACGCCGGCGCGGTGGTGGATCGCGCCGCCATCACCGCGCACGTGTGGGACGAGAACCACGATCCGTTCACCAACGTGCTCGAGGTGCTGATCCGCCGGCTCCGCCGCAAGATCGACGACGACTTCGAGCCCAAGCTGATCCACACCGTGCGCGGCGCCGGGTATCGCTTTGGCGCGTGA
- a CDS encoding DUF2231 domain-containing protein: protein MAMQLQEIHPALVHYPLTLLPAALIADAIGNASDGTGGRALREVGRWGMALAAGSAALSAVFGLVAQEESNAEGEARDILVTHRTLNVMLVSAATGMAWWRWNRLRAEPGYLALGMGAIAALGYSAYLGGKMVYEHGVGVAPADAAARRSPELTAGMFGRAARAIGSDVASGVRHVAQDTAGGALLPWLTHSDGAA from the coding sequence ATGGCCATGCAGTTGCAGGAGATTCATCCCGCTCTGGTTCACTATCCGCTCACGCTGCTTCCGGCGGCGCTGATCGCCGACGCGATAGGCAACGCCAGCGACGGCACCGGCGGCCGCGCGCTGCGCGAGGTCGGCCGCTGGGGTATGGCGCTCGCCGCCGGAAGCGCCGCGCTCTCCGCGGTGTTCGGGCTCGTGGCGCAGGAGGAGTCCAACGCCGAAGGCGAAGCGCGCGACATCCTCGTCACCCACCGCACGCTGAACGTGATGCTGGTGTCGGCCGCCACCGGCATGGCCTGGTGGCGCTGGAACCGCCTCCGCGCCGAGCCCGGCTACCTCGCGCTCGGCATGGGTGCGATCGCGGCGCTCGGCTACAGCGCCTATCTCGGCGGCAAGATGGTGTACGAGCACGGCGTCGGCGTGGCGCCGGCGGACGCGGCCGCGCGCCGGTCGCCCGAGCTCACGGCGGGCATGTTTGGCCGCGCGGCGCGCGCCATCGGCTCCGATGTGGCGAGCGGGGTGCGCCACGTCGCGCAGGACACCGCCGGCGGCGCGCTCCTGCCATGGCTCACCCACTCGGACGGCGCCGCGTAG
- a CDS encoding DUF2171 domain-containing protein produces the protein MVNASNIREHMEVVGSDGQHVGTVDHVEGNDRIKLTRDDPASGGEHHFIPLSWVSEVGQEVRLDKSAQTAKQEWRAGSSRSSGGTQQQRM, from the coding sequence ATGGTCAACGCATCCAACATCCGCGAGCATATGGAAGTCGTCGGCTCCGACGGCCAGCACGTCGGCACCGTCGATCACGTCGAGGGCAACGACCGCATCAAGCTCACCAGGGACGACCCTGCGTCGGGCGGCGAGCATCACTTCATCCCGCTCAGTTGGGTATCGGAGGTGGGGCAGGAGGTGCGGCTCGACAAGTCCGCGCAGACGGCAAAGCAGGAATGGCGGGCCGGGAGCTCGCGCAGCAGTGGGGGAACGCAGCAGCAGAGGATGTAA
- a CDS encoding YbhB/YbcL family Raf kinase inhibitor-like protein, whose protein sequence is MPRSSAATADTVQVRAPDAPRHSAPITLTSTTFEPGGTLPDSMAADQCGGENRSPALSWSDFPSETRSFALTIFDPHAPTGSGFWHWVVFDLPASVTRLDAGVGSSASPGGGRTGHNDYGQSRYGGPCPPPGDGPHDYVFTVYALDLAKVDGAGPETTGAKLNFLMRGHVLAKGVVQGKYERR, encoded by the coding sequence ATGCCACGTTCCTCCGCCGCCACGGCCGATACCGTCCAGGTCAGGGCCCCCGACGCGCCCAGGCACTCGGCGCCCATCACGCTCACGTCCACCACGTTCGAACCCGGCGGCACGCTGCCGGACAGCATGGCCGCCGACCAGTGCGGAGGCGAGAACCGATCGCCCGCGCTTTCGTGGAGCGACTTTCCGTCCGAGACCCGCAGCTTCGCGCTCACGATCTTCGATCCCCACGCACCGACCGGCAGCGGCTTCTGGCACTGGGTGGTGTTCGACCTCCCGGCGAGCGTCACCCGCCTCGACGCCGGTGTGGGCTCGAGCGCATCCCCCGGCGGTGGGCGAACCGGCCACAACGACTACGGCCAGAGCAGGTACGGCGGTCCCTGTCCGCCCCCGGGCGACGGCCCGCACGATTACGTGTTCACGGTGTACGCGCTGGACCTGGCAAAGGTGGATGGTGCCGGCCCTGAGACGACGGGCGCGAAGCTCAATTTTCTGATGAGGGGACACGTGCTGGCAAAAGGGGTAGTGCAGGGCAAGTACGAAAGGCGGTAA